The following proteins are co-located in the Pseudomonas synxantha genome:
- a CDS encoding nitrite/sulfite reductase, with protein MYVYDEYDQRIIEDRVKQFRDQTRRYLAGELSEEEFRPLRLQNGLYVQRFAPMLRVAVPYGQLTSRQARMMAKIARDFDKGYAHISTRQNVQFNWPALEDVPDILAELATVQMHAIQTSGNCLRNVTTDQFAGVAADELIDPRPWCEIVRQWTTFHPEFAYLPRKFKIAINGSTSDRAAIEVHDIGLEPVHNAAGELGFRVLVGGGLGRTPVVGAFINEFLPWQDLLSYLDAILRVYNRYGRRDNKYKARIKILVKALTPEVFAQKVDAEMEHLRGGQTTLTEAEVHRVAKHFVDPEYKALANQDAELAALDQQHPGFARWRTRNTLAHKKPGYVAVTLSLKPTGVAPGDITDKQLDAVADLAERYSFGQLRTSHEQNIILADVEQSQLFTLWGELREGGFATPNIGLLTDIICCPGGDFCSLANAKSIPIAESIQRRFDDLDYLFDIGELDLNISGCMNACGHHHVGHIGILGVDKKGEEFYQVSLGGSASRDASLGKILGPSFAQEAMPEVIGKLIDVYIEQRTEDERFIDTYQRIGIDLFKERVYAANH; from the coding sequence ATGTACGTATACGACGAATACGATCAGCGCATCATCGAGGACCGCGTCAAGCAGTTCCGTGATCAGACCCGACGCTACTTAGCAGGTGAACTGAGCGAAGAAGAGTTCCGCCCTCTGCGCCTGCAAAATGGCCTTTATGTCCAGCGTTTTGCGCCGATGCTGCGGGTCGCCGTGCCCTATGGCCAACTGACTTCGCGCCAGGCGCGAATGATGGCCAAGATCGCCCGCGACTTCGACAAAGGCTACGCCCACATCAGTACCCGCCAGAACGTGCAGTTCAACTGGCCTGCCCTGGAGGACGTGCCGGACATTCTGGCTGAACTGGCCACCGTGCAGATGCACGCCATTCAGACCAGCGGTAACTGCCTGCGCAACGTGACCACCGACCAGTTTGCCGGCGTCGCTGCCGACGAACTGATCGACCCACGGCCCTGGTGTGAAATCGTGCGCCAGTGGACCACCTTCCACCCGGAATTCGCCTACCTGCCGCGCAAGTTCAAGATCGCCATCAACGGCTCGACCTCCGACCGTGCGGCCATCGAAGTGCACGATATCGGCCTGGAGCCGGTGCACAACGCAGCCGGCGAGCTGGGTTTCCGCGTGTTGGTGGGGGGCGGCCTCGGACGTACCCCGGTGGTCGGCGCGTTTATCAACGAGTTCCTGCCGTGGCAGGACCTGTTGAGCTACCTGGATGCGATTTTGCGGGTCTACAACCGCTATGGCCGTCGCGACAACAAATACAAGGCCCGGATCAAGATCCTGGTCAAGGCGCTGACCCCTGAGGTATTCGCCCAGAAAGTCGACGCCGAGATGGAACACCTGCGCGGCGGCCAGACCACCCTGACCGAAGCCGAAGTGCACCGCGTGGCCAAGCATTTCGTCGACCCTGAGTACAAGGCCCTGGCCAACCAGGATGCCGAGCTGGCCGCACTCGACCAGCAGCACCCAGGCTTCGCCCGCTGGCGCACGCGCAATACACTGGCGCACAAGAAGCCGGGCTACGTCGCCGTGACGCTGTCACTGAAACCCACCGGCGTTGCCCCTGGGGATATCACCGATAAGCAACTGGATGCCGTCGCTGACCTCGCCGAGCGCTACAGCTTCGGCCAGCTGCGCACCTCCCACGAGCAGAACATCATTCTCGCGGACGTTGAACAAAGCCAACTGTTCACCCTATGGGGCGAGTTGCGCGAAGGCGGTTTCGCCACGCCGAACATTGGCCTATTGACCGATATCATCTGCTGCCCGGGCGGCGACTTCTGCTCCCTGGCCAACGCCAAGTCGATCCCGATTGCCGAATCGATCCAGCGCCGTTTCGACGACCTGGACTACCTGTTCGACATCGGCGAGCTGGACCTGAACATCTCCGGTTGCATGAACGCCTGTGGTCACCACCACGTCGGCCACATCGGCATCCTGGGCGTGGACAAGAAAGGCGAGGAATTCTACCAAGTGTCCCTGGGTGGCAGCGCCAGCCGCGATGCGAGCCTGGGCAAGATCCTCGGCCCATCCTTTGCCCAGGAAGCCATGCCGGAGGTGATCGGCAAGCTGATCGACGTGTACATCGAACAGCGCACCGAAGATGAGCGTTTCATCGACACCTACCAACGCATCGGCATCGACCTGTTCAAGGAGCGCGTCTATGCAGCGAATCATTAA
- a CDS encoding NADH:flavin oxidoreductase/NADH oxidase family protein has protein sequence MSPFEALQLPNGQVIANRIAKAAMEENMADTDQAPSRELKQLYTAWADGLPGLLLTGNVMIDRRAMTGPGGVVLEDEQHLDRFREWADVARNKDVHFWVQLSHPGRQTPANLRQQALAPSAVALDLGGFSRMFAKPKAMTEADIEEVIQRFAISARLVEKAGFTGVQIHGAHGYLLSQFLSPLSNQRTDRWGGPLENRARLLLEVVQAVRDSVSPAFCVAVKLNSADFQCGGFDETDARAVVEMLNTLPIDLLELSGGSYEAPAMQGEARDGRTLAREAYFLEFASEIAAIATMPVMVTGGIRRLPVVQQVLDSGIAMAGIATALTLEPQLIQHWRQGRDPNPQLKPTSWKRKPLAALATLAVVRDQMRRLSRERLPNPKAAPWLALACDQWFLARRTRQYRASVKL, from the coding sequence ATGTCACCTTTTGAAGCCTTGCAACTGCCCAACGGTCAGGTCATCGCCAATCGCATCGCCAAGGCCGCAATGGAGGAGAATATGGCGGATACCGATCAGGCGCCGTCCCGCGAATTGAAGCAGTTGTACACGGCCTGGGCGGATGGCCTGCCCGGTCTGCTATTGACCGGCAACGTGATGATCGACCGCCGCGCGATGACCGGCCCCGGCGGCGTGGTCCTGGAAGACGAACAACATCTGGACCGTTTTCGCGAATGGGCCGATGTGGCACGAAATAAAGATGTGCACTTTTGGGTACAGCTCAGCCATCCGGGGCGCCAGACTCCCGCCAACCTGCGCCAGCAAGCCCTGGCGCCTTCCGCTGTCGCACTCGATCTGGGTGGCTTTTCGAGGATGTTCGCCAAACCCAAGGCCATGACCGAGGCCGACATCGAGGAGGTGATCCAGCGCTTCGCCATCAGCGCACGCCTGGTCGAGAAAGCCGGGTTTACCGGGGTGCAGATCCACGGTGCCCACGGCTACTTGCTGAGTCAGTTTCTCTCGCCGCTGAGCAACCAACGCACCGACCGTTGGGGCGGCCCGCTGGAAAACCGCGCGCGCTTACTGCTGGAGGTGGTCCAGGCCGTGCGCGACAGCGTCAGCCCTGCCTTTTGCGTGGCGGTAAAGCTCAATTCAGCGGACTTCCAGTGTGGCGGCTTTGATGAAACCGATGCCCGCGCGGTGGTGGAGATGCTCAATACACTGCCCATCGATTTGCTCGAACTGTCCGGCGGCAGCTACGAAGCACCGGCCATGCAGGGTGAAGCGCGGGACGGTCGCACCCTGGCCCGTGAAGCGTACTTCCTGGAATTTGCCAGCGAAATCGCCGCCATCGCGACCATGCCGGTGATGGTCACTGGCGGCATTCGGCGCCTGCCAGTAGTGCAGCAGGTGCTCGACAGCGGCATCGCCATGGCTGGCATCGCCACAGCCCTGACGCTGGAGCCGCAGTTGATTCAACATTGGCGCCAAGGTCGCGACCCCAACCCGCAACTCAAGCCGACCAGCTGGAAACGCAAGCCCCTGGCCGCCCTTGCGACCCTGGCCGTGGTACGTGACCAGATGCGCCGCCTGAGCCGTGAACGCCTGCCCAACCCAAAGGCCGCGCCCTGGCTGGCGTTGGCATGCGACCAATGGTTTCTTGCCCGGCGTACGCGGCAATACCGTGCTTCTGTCAAGTTGTAG
- a CDS encoding ABC transporter substrate-binding protein, which yields MLKVLIACAWLAVSAHGAMAQAASVVFLNPGTSTETFWVSYAQFMQAAAKDLGLDLRVRYSEREAFNTLAQAREALQGSERPDYLVLVNEQYVAPQILRMAQGSGVKLVIVNNALTADQKQLLDARADSGWVASLVADDEQAGYLMLTDLLRQHGPVAPGQSLDLLAFSGAKNTPAARLREQGLYRALAEHPEVRLRQLVYGEWSRQRAFEQATQLFKRYPQAALVWSANDEMALGAMRALHDSGRVPGQAVLFSAVNSSPDILQARLQGRLTTLVAGHFTLGGWAMVLIHDDAKGVAIDAHGGRDRQQALFQLIDTDQAKRLLAPTLPVDFRALSAVGKPASYRYPFSLQLLLR from the coding sequence ATGTTGAAGGTGTTGATTGCGTGTGCGTGGCTGGCAGTATCGGCGCACGGGGCGATGGCCCAGGCGGCGTCGGTGGTGTTTCTCAACCCAGGCACGTCTACCGAAACCTTCTGGGTCAGCTATGCGCAATTCATGCAGGCCGCTGCCAAGGACCTCGGCCTGGATTTGCGCGTGCGTTATTCCGAGCGCGAGGCCTTTAACACGTTGGCACAGGCTCGCGAAGCGTTGCAAGGCAGCGAGCGGCCCGACTACCTGGTGCTGGTCAACGAGCAATACGTTGCCCCGCAGATTTTGCGCATGGCCCAGGGCAGTGGGGTCAAGCTGGTGATCGTGAATAACGCGTTGACCGCCGATCAAAAGCAACTGCTGGATGCGCGGGCTGATAGCGGTTGGGTCGCCAGCCTCGTGGCGGACGACGAACAGGCCGGCTACCTGATGCTCACCGACCTGCTGCGTCAACACGGCCCGGTGGCGCCGGGTCAATCCCTCGATCTGCTGGCTTTTTCCGGGGCCAAGAACACCCCCGCTGCACGGTTGCGTGAACAAGGCTTGTACCGGGCCTTGGCCGAGCATCCTGAAGTCCGCCTGCGCCAGTTGGTCTACGGGGAATGGAGCCGCCAACGCGCCTTCGAGCAAGCCACGCAACTGTTCAAGCGCTACCCGCAGGCGGCGCTGGTGTGGTCGGCCAACGATGAGATGGCGTTGGGTGCCATGCGGGCGCTGCACGACAGTGGGCGGGTGCCGGGCCAGGCGGTGTTGTTCAGCGCGGTCAACAGCTCGCCGGATATTTTGCAGGCACGCCTGCAGGGGCGACTCACCACCTTGGTCGCAGGCCATTTCACCCTTGGCGGCTGGGCCATGGTGCTGATCCATGACGATGCCAAGGGCGTCGCTATCGACGCCCACGGTGGGCGCGACCGCCAGCAAGCGTTGTTCCAGCTGATTGATACCGACCAGGCAAAACGCTTGTTGGCGCCCACGCTCCCCGTGGATTTTCGCGCACTGTCGGCCGTCGGTAAGCCGGCGTCCTACCGTTACCCGTTCAGCCTGCAACTGCTGCTGCGCTAA
- a CDS encoding type VI secretion system Vgr family protein, producing MPRQNDLRFTFEPLKGDAFDIISFSLQEGLSQPFKLTLELASFDAAIDFNRVLDLAGLFTLWRGEIPVRYVHGLVSLFTQADTGFRRTRYTAVIEPTLARFDLRSNWRIFQGQTVPDIITSMLAEQRLTDVRSEICFEHRPREYCVQAGETDLAFITRLAAEEGLLYSFEHRADGHTLILTDRVGGLGTIGTHKHCPVIYQPMGGGAATEPALTRFHYTEQVRTARQVQRDYTFTHPYYNQQHTATGDQDLNHQHKDYERYDYPGRYKRDIAGKPFTKTRLTALRNDAKLAHVAGDDARLQPGLAFDLNEHPREDFNDRWRTIAVTHTGKQHSSLEEEAFGSDSGTFYEMKASAIHWMSDWKAPLCAKPCIDGPQIATVVGPPGEEIYCDKWGRVKVQFPWDRSDKNNDQSSCWIRVSQGWAGATWGAMAVPRVNQELIISFLDGDPDQPIATGRTYRQTNLPPYELPKHKTRMTIKSRTHKGSGFNELRFEDERGQEEVFIHAEKDKNVHIKHNNTTFVGNDRSEKVEHDEQIEIGHDRSEQVGNDEHLVIVQDQYLEVGRDRTHKLGRNHHISIGGDRVEEIANNRHDRIAADHDVQIGGNVEQSVRNSYHLSTGQRIEQKTRVFDVASGERLVLRAPGGSITIDGSGITLDGLAIRIKGPVSTDSIGTGNPLGTPSLSAIPPGAFLGRYTLLKNDQRVFAGYRYRITDGAALLAEGLTCPLGGTEWTVTETSRPVQAHKAIMRDDQQIRESWQPYLMALDDQGSPVEAKAIFPDGFLDQHSGDLD from the coding sequence ATGCCCCGCCAAAATGACCTGCGTTTTACCTTCGAGCCCTTGAAAGGCGATGCCTTCGACATAATTTCCTTTAGCCTTCAAGAAGGCCTGTCCCAGCCCTTCAAGCTCACACTGGAACTGGCGAGCTTCGACGCCGCCATCGACTTCAACCGAGTGCTGGACCTGGCAGGGCTGTTCACCCTATGGCGCGGCGAAATCCCGGTACGTTATGTCCACGGTCTGGTCAGCCTGTTTACCCAGGCCGACACCGGTTTTCGTCGCACCCGCTACACCGCCGTGATCGAACCGACCCTGGCGCGTTTCGACCTGAGGTCCAACTGGCGCATCTTCCAGGGCCAAACCGTGCCCGACATCATTACCAGTATGCTCGCAGAGCAACGACTGACCGATGTACGCAGCGAAATCTGCTTCGAACACCGCCCGCGTGAGTACTGCGTGCAGGCTGGTGAAACCGACCTCGCGTTCATCACTCGCCTCGCCGCCGAAGAGGGCCTGCTCTACTCATTCGAACACCGCGCCGACGGTCATACCCTGATCCTTACCGACCGCGTGGGCGGCCTAGGCACCATCGGCACGCACAAACATTGCCCGGTGATCTACCAACCCATGGGGGGTGGCGCCGCCACGGAACCGGCACTGACCCGCTTCCACTACACCGAACAAGTGCGCACCGCACGCCAGGTGCAACGCGACTACACCTTCACTCATCCGTACTACAACCAGCAGCACACCGCCACCGGCGACCAGGACCTGAACCACCAACACAAGGACTACGAGCGCTACGACTACCCCGGCCGCTACAAGCGTGATATCGCGGGTAAACCTTTTACCAAAACGCGCCTCACCGCCCTGCGCAACGACGCCAAGCTGGCGCATGTGGCCGGTGATGACGCACGCCTGCAACCCGGGCTGGCGTTCGACCTCAACGAGCATCCCCGTGAGGACTTCAATGATCGTTGGCGCACCATTGCCGTCACGCACACAGGCAAACAACACAGCAGCCTGGAGGAAGAAGCCTTCGGCAGTGACAGCGGTACGTTCTACGAAATGAAAGCCAGCGCAATCCACTGGATGTCTGACTGGAAAGCCCCGCTGTGCGCCAAACCCTGCATCGACGGCCCGCAGATCGCTACGGTAGTCGGGCCGCCGGGCGAAGAGATCTATTGCGATAAGTGGGGTCGGGTCAAGGTGCAGTTTCCGTGGGATCGCTCGGACAAAAACAACGACCAGAGTTCGTGCTGGATTCGTGTGTCCCAGGGTTGGGCCGGTGCGACCTGGGGCGCCATGGCCGTGCCGCGGGTGAATCAGGAGCTGATTATCAGCTTCCTGGATGGTGATCCTGACCAGCCGATTGCCACGGGCCGCACCTACCGCCAGACCAACCTGCCGCCTTATGAACTGCCTAAACACAAAACGCGGATGACCATCAAAAGCCGCACTCATAAGGGCTCTGGCTTCAATGAGCTGCGCTTTGAGGATGAACGGGGCCAGGAAGAAGTCTTTATCCATGCTGAAAAAGACAAGAACGTCCACATCAAGCACAACAACACGACCTTCGTGGGTAACGACCGAAGCGAAAAGGTCGAGCATGACGAACAGATTGAAATAGGTCATGACCGCAGCGAGCAAGTGGGCAACGATGAGCACCTGGTTATCGTTCAGGACCAGTATCTGGAAGTGGGCCGCGATCGAACACACAAACTGGGGCGTAACCATCACATCAGCATCGGCGGAGACCGAGTCGAAGAAATTGCCAACAATCGGCATGATCGGATTGCTGCTGATCATGACGTCCAGATTGGCGGCAATGTTGAGCAATCAGTGCGCAACAGTTACCACCTCTCAACAGGCCAACGCATCGAGCAAAAAACGCGCGTATTCGATGTTGCATCGGGCGAGCGCCTGGTGCTCAGAGCGCCTGGCGGCAGCATCACTATCGATGGCAGTGGCATTACGCTTGACGGGCTGGCCATCAGAATCAAAGGCCCTGTGAGCACAGATTCGATCGGTACGGGTAATCCACTTGGCACCCCATCGCTGTCGGCGATACCGCCGGGGGCCTTCCTGGGGCGCTACACATTGCTCAAGAACGATCAACGCGTTTTCGCAGGTTACCGCTATCGCATCACTGATGGCGCAGCACTTCTTGCCGAAGGCCTGACCTGCCCCTTGGGTGGAACTGAGTGGACGGTGACAGAGACATCCAGACCCGTGCAGGCCCATAAGGCAATCATGCGCGACGATCAGCAAATCCGTGAAAGCTGGCAGCCCTATCTGATGGCCCTCGATGATCAAGGCTCCCCCGTCGAGGCCAAGGCTATTTTTCCCGACGGTTTTCTGGATCAACACAGTGGAGACCTCGACTGA
- a CDS encoding MerR family transcriptional regulator, with protein sequence MNIGELAKQSGLAASRIRFYEAQGLISQVGRQANGYRRYAPEALQTLQLIQSAQQAGFTLQELKALMPAPGAHKRDELIEALERKVAQIEVMQTQLAHSKAQLLGVIDAVRAQPEGVPCSMGHKRVLESIQTGS encoded by the coding sequence ATGAATATTGGTGAGTTGGCGAAGCAGAGCGGGTTGGCGGCCTCGCGTATCCGTTTTTATGAGGCTCAAGGGTTGATTAGCCAGGTCGGGCGTCAGGCCAACGGTTATCGGCGCTACGCCCCCGAGGCATTGCAGACCTTGCAACTGATCCAGAGCGCGCAGCAGGCCGGGTTTACCTTGCAGGAGCTCAAGGCATTGATGCCCGCGCCGGGGGCGCACAAGCGCGATGAGTTGATTGAGGCATTGGAGCGCAAGGTGGCGCAGATCGAGGTGATGCAGACGCAATTGGCCCACAGCAAGGCACAGTTGCTGGGGGTGATCGATGCGGTGCGGGCGCAGCCGGAAGGTGTGCCCTGCTCGATGGGGCACAAGCGGGTGCTGGAATCGATCCAAACCGGCTCCTGA
- a CDS encoding DUF934 domain-containing protein, translating to MQRIIKNNEVVDETWHLLPKDASFDGISNCDDLIVPLALWREHGHALKARDGGLGVWLDADEEAEEIGDDVEHFQVIALNFPAFTDGRNYSNARLLRDRYGYKGELRAIGDVLRDQLFYLRRCGFDAFALRADKDPYEALESLKDFSVTYQAATDEPRPLFRRR from the coding sequence ATGCAGCGAATCATTAAGAACAACGAAGTCGTCGACGAAACCTGGCACCTGCTGCCCAAGGACGCGAGCTTCGACGGCATCTCCAACTGCGACGACCTGATCGTGCCGTTGGCCCTGTGGCGCGAACACGGCCACGCTCTCAAGGCCCGCGACGGCGGCCTGGGCGTGTGGCTGGACGCCGATGAAGAAGCCGAGGAAATCGGTGACGATGTGGAACACTTCCAGGTCATCGCCCTGAACTTCCCGGCCTTCACCGACGGGCGCAACTACTCCAACGCCCGCCTGCTGCGTGACCGTTATGGCTACAAGGGTGAATTGCGCGCGATTGGCGACGTGTTGCGTGACCAGCTGTTCTACCTGCGCCGTTGCGGGTTCGATGCCTTCGCCTTGCGCGCCGACAAAGACCCGTATGAAGCCTTGGAAAGCCTCAAGGACTTCTCGGTGACCTATCAGGCCGCCACCGACGAGCCGCGGCCGCTGTTCCGCCGACGCTGA
- the icmH gene encoding type IVB secretion system protein IcmH/DotU — protein sequence MLLLDPEFDMRGVAWNPLCGAATPLIGLVIRLRYLDQHDNVPALYQAVRNHITAIMEEVSQLDYDAGMLKAYSYSLCLLVDEVVMGTPWGRSSEWSQDSLLNAFHQETWGGERFFTVMNNMIPEAARYQHVLEFMYQCLITGLKGKYGAQAKGDDEIQKIIDHLHGLLRPLRGETPKRLTDPLANVAPRNYRIKRSWPLWTPWAMAVVVLTVAYTIYSMRLNAITQEVLTSLNKILAM from the coding sequence GTGCTGTTATTGGATCCCGAATTCGACATGCGTGGCGTGGCATGGAATCCGTTGTGCGGCGCGGCTACGCCCTTGATCGGGCTGGTCATCCGCCTGCGCTATCTGGATCAACATGACAATGTCCCTGCGCTGTACCAAGCCGTGCGCAACCATATCACCGCAATCATGGAGGAGGTCAGTCAACTCGACTACGACGCCGGCATGCTCAAGGCTTACTCCTACAGCCTTTGCTTGTTAGTAGATGAAGTGGTGATGGGCACTCCATGGGGGAGATCTTCAGAGTGGAGCCAAGACTCGCTCCTCAACGCGTTTCATCAGGAAACCTGGGGTGGGGAGCGATTCTTCACTGTTATGAACAACATGATTCCCGAAGCGGCCAGATACCAGCATGTGCTGGAGTTCATGTACCAGTGCCTGATCACCGGTCTCAAGGGCAAATACGGCGCCCAGGCCAAGGGCGATGATGAAATACAGAAGATCATTGATCACTTGCATGGTCTGTTGCGCCCCTTGCGCGGCGAAACGCCCAAGCGTCTGACAGACCCATTGGCCAACGTTGCGCCGCGCAACTATCGGATCAAACGCTCCTGGCCATTGTGGACGCCGTGGGCCATGGCAGTCGTTGTGCTGACGGTCGCCTACACCATTTACTCCATGCGCCTGAACGCCATTACACAGGAGGTGCTCACATCGCTGAACAAAATCCTCGCGATGTAG
- a CDS encoding type VI immunity family protein: MSTTHQMFTVKERDLFIELLKEWPNSESGTEQASHSVSPFTSFYFPPTSDNQRDIALLMVDIHEAFEQLLGHPYTMTMHEDAERPHPYPEEEPDLRMQAMDVYPNDYFVFWFTDEANHASSPTTAGHFWRSRFQANGTTPAYSWIVFHYRWQWWLDNRDAWRQFVLKTIDLLKAHQVYSGFAMANPMEYGTRAEVTTWERALAPAFYGLDIEYAYGMDDELPNGIRPPTWAFLLADHWRKKLDLTREQVREALAHPRINITELHSGQWIELGEQPELHPVEHGVPELPMLLNKLLKPIRYDDLGLLGFGQWDGDPNERFTDADSRRWMARFDADSDWPTPAVRLIKPKPPAHAQVSQPLGMVAGMTCTQAGWWLVPGLAGSRREFNQGDVLPTLEYGPADHLLIWQRDPDQTPAEPARHAHSHQPAPRAGRWEMESNRCVECTVQLNERLPLHEGQNVRWLWTVSGMRARSGETCPYPGKWVCDYKPGSERLFDYAALMPRVDEEKVVWRWLGLVQS, encoded by the coding sequence ATGAGCACAACTCATCAGATGTTTACCGTCAAAGAACGGGACCTCTTTATCGAGCTGCTGAAGGAATGGCCAAACTCCGAATCAGGCACCGAGCAAGCCTCGCACAGCGTCAGCCCCTTCACCAGTTTCTACTTCCCCCCCACCTCCGACAACCAGCGTGATATCGCTTTGCTAATGGTGGATATCCATGAAGCTTTCGAACAACTGCTTGGGCACCCCTACACCATGACCATGCACGAGGATGCAGAACGCCCTCATCCATACCCCGAGGAAGAGCCTGATCTTCGCATGCAAGCGATGGATGTCTATCCAAACGATTACTTTGTATTTTGGTTTACCGACGAAGCAAACCACGCATCCTCCCCGACGACGGCAGGTCATTTCTGGCGCAGTCGGTTCCAAGCTAACGGAACCACTCCTGCTTACTCTTGGATAGTTTTCCATTACCGCTGGCAATGGTGGCTCGACAACCGCGATGCCTGGCGCCAGTTCGTCCTCAAGACCATCGACCTGCTCAAGGCCCATCAGGTCTACAGCGGTTTCGCCATGGCCAACCCCATGGAATATGGCACGCGAGCAGAAGTCACCACCTGGGAAAGAGCCCTCGCTCCGGCTTTCTACGGGCTTGACATCGAATATGCCTATGGCATGGACGACGAATTGCCCAACGGCATCCGCCCTCCCACCTGGGCTTTCCTGCTCGCCGACCACTGGCGCAAAAAACTCGACCTGACCCGCGAACAGGTACGCGAAGCACTCGCTCACCCCCGCATCAACATCACCGAACTGCATAGCGGCCAGTGGATCGAGCTGGGCGAACAGCCTGAGCTGCACCCTGTTGAACACGGCGTGCCCGAACTGCCCATGCTCTTGAACAAATTGCTCAAGCCCATCCGCTACGACGACCTGGGTTTGTTGGGCTTCGGCCAATGGGACGGTGACCCGAATGAACGTTTTACCGATGCCGACAGCCGACGCTGGATGGCACGTTTCGATGCCGACAGCGATTGGCCTACGCCGGCCGTGCGGTTGATCAAGCCAAAGCCGCCTGCTCACGCTCAAGTTTCTCAGCCCCTAGGCATGGTTGCAGGCATGACCTGTACCCAAGCCGGATGGTGGCTTGTGCCCGGCTTGGCGGGCTCTCGACGCGAATTCAACCAGGGGGATGTTTTGCCGACGCTCGAATACGGGCCAGCTGATCACCTGCTGATCTGGCAACGCGATCCAGATCAAACACCTGCGGAACCCGCTCGCCATGCCCATAGCCATCAACCGGCACCACGCGCCGGTCGCTGGGAAATGGAATCGAATCGCTGCGTGGAGTGCACCGTCCAGTTGAATGAACGCCTGCCCCTGCATGAAGGCCAGAACGTACGCTGGCTATGGACCGTCAGCGGCATGCGTGCGCGCAGCGGCGAAACCTGCCCTTATCCGGGAAAGTGGGTATGCGATTACAAGCCGGGCAGCGAGCGGCTATTCGATTACGCAGCCCTGATGCCCCGGGTTGATGAAGAGAAAGTCGTCTGGCGTTGGTTGGGGCTGGTGCAATCTTGA